In Phaseolus vulgaris cultivar G19833 chromosome 7, P. vulgaris v2.0, whole genome shotgun sequence, the genomic stretch AGAGTTGTAATCCTCGTTGCTAATGAGAGAGAAAGATGAGAGAACCttcaacataatcgattatgtttaTCGATTACATTgcaaacataatcaattatgtttaaTGTATTACGCAGCAAACATAATCAACTATGTTCCTAAAATAAAAGGTGTTTTTGTATACATAATTGGTTATGAGACATCCTTAATTGATAATGGTGgttttcacttttattattattatataataagtaattaaaaaaataataaatacaattattaatGGCAAATAAAATCATCTTACTTTTTTACTTATTTACACTTTCTTCCGACTCATCCAAATAACCTTACTTTCAACtctaattttctttctttttgctCCTTCACTTTCTTTCACACCATTTAAACAAAGGCTTAAAGTAACATAGTGATATTGAATTATGAAGTTAGGGGTTTTGCTTTTCACTGCGAAAGTGACATGTCAAATCCGTGGTTTGAAGTCCAAAATTGATTGCGTACAATTTTGCTAGAAGTGTTGGTACATAACAACGCTTGTTTGCATCCACTGAAATAGCTTCTATGGATGTCAACATTTTTCCAATGCTGGCTGATGTTTGGCTACCTTGATTCTTTACAAACTCCGACCACAATTTGGCATTTGATGATTTTTGGACGCCAGTTGTCTGTATGAACAGTGGATAATCACATAAATTAACAGTCTTTGATTTTGTCTTTGTAACAAGTGTTTTGGAGGGAGTGAAAGGGCATTTATTTCCATTTCTTCAGGTCTTGGTGTGGGCCATCATTTTAAACCTTTTTTGAgcctttgttttctattttctttcctTCCTGGTGAAAGGATGGATCTGGTTTTGGTAGCAATCCACATGAATGTTTTTAAACTACATTTGGTATTGAGTGTTCTAATTTTTACTACTGCGCAGGTTGAAGCATTACTTACTCCACTTCGTAATTCATTTCAGGTCTGGGATCTTGGCGGACAAGAAAGACTGAGGACATCATGGGCAACATATTACCGAGGAACACATGCTGTTATTGCGGTGATAGACAGCAGTGATAGAGCCAGGATCTCTGTCATGAAGGATGAACTTTTTAGGTTGCTGGGGCATGAAGATTTACAACATTCTGTGGTTCTTGTCTTTGCTAATAAACAAGATATCAAGGATGCTATGACTCCTGCTGAGATCACTGATGCATTATCTCTTCATAGTATCAAGGACCATGATTGGCATATACAGGCTTGTTGTGCCCTCACCGGAGATGGGCTGTATGATGGTCTTGGATGGATTGCCCAGCGAGTAACTGGCAAAGCCCCAACATGATGTTGATCTGCGGGAAACCTGGGATATTCATTTTTCATGTATTGAATTTATATGACGAGGGACAAAACTTTTATGTATCATTTATACTTCAAAGAGTCAAGCCAAGATAATGTGTTTGATTTGCTATGATATGAAGAAAAAGATTATTGAATAATCTAATTAAGACACGTTTTTAATCCTCAATCTAGTTTATTATTCAAGTGAGATGAATACGTGAAAGGAGTGAATTTTAGTCATGTACTTAAATTGCTGGTTTAAATATCAGAAGAGccatttaaaacaatttttataattCATATGGTTATATGGTTAATTTCCTCCTTTTGTTCGTCGTACGCTCTGTCCGCGTGCTTGCATGTGTTTGATGGAAGTATttaatattacaaaattattcaAGCTATTGTTTGGTTTGAAAACTTTATAAAGAATGTATCAAGTTTTCCTTTCCTATTTTGTATAACTAGACGCTCTGTGCACTGCACAACTGCAAACTGCAACTCCTGTGCTGTCGCCAATTTCTGCTACTGCTATAATTCCGGCCTATTATTCGCCCTCGTATTTTCTCAGTAAATTAGATTATTTTATGCAATGAAAGATTGCATTAAACTTACAATAATGAAATTTATATGGTACAAAACTGCAATATGTGAATGAATTTAACTCAACCAATTATAACCAAGACCAAAAGTTACTCTAAAACTAAGGGAGATCTGTAAAAAACATTTCCTCTTTCACTACAAAACGGATTCTGCATATGATACATTTAAAAGTGTCCTTTGTTTATAAAGAGAGTTTGACCCTAAAATGGAAAGTCTCCGAAAGTGAAGACTTTAGGATCACATGATCcagattaattaaaatatttaaagaaagcCCTTTCccagaaaaaattaaaaaaagtgtacGAGTAAATACTAGTGTACATGACTATCACTTAGAACGGTTCTCTAAACAAATTAAAGTCATGGTTTACACCAATAACGATGAGAGAGATTGAAGTtcagtttttaaatttaaatcctACTCCATTATGTTAAAATAATCGTTTTTAATGCAGTCACTACTCTGTCATCAGTCTTATCCGTAGGCAAAAAGAGCAAAAGGAGCACCACATTTTGTTGATTCCTTCATACATAGCTCACGAATGCTGAGGCAGTCTAGCACGTGGTCTATATATGTCTACTAAAGGCTTAGCATGATAACATATTCTATACATATCAAACTTGGCGCATCTGCAGTAGGCATGCCATCCCTGCAACTAAACAACTGAAGCTAGCCAGATTCACTAGGCCAAGCTAATGGTTTAGATGCAAAATTGTCTCCTGAAAGCAACTCTTCCCTAATACGTTGACAAGATTGAAAGATATACTAGAAAGAATTATGTTACCATCATAGTTACTTTAGTGATGTACAAGTAAAAAAGTGAACCATTATTTCCTACCCATTTTCATTCTCCAGTCCTAGATGGCCATGCCCTTTGGAACCATTTTGTTCTTCATCCACATGTAAACTGAAACTAGTACATAGTAAGTAGCTGCAATTGTACCAAGAATGAATCCCGAAAGAAACAACAATGGATTTACTGGCTTATTTACTCTGCCTTAGGACCAAGCTGCATTATTCACAGCCACACTTCAAAATTGCActgaacataaaaaaaaagtagggAAAACAAGCTTCCAAACAAGGTAAACATAATTCTTATAATGTCTTAGGGTGTATATAGCGGATTCAAGGACGTAATGCTGGCTGCTAAAGAAAATGTATCAATAGAAATATCCCAGAGCTACATCATTAGCCAGGTAAAGTAACAAGTCTAAGGAAATATTTAGAAGAGTTTGTTTGTAAGGAGCTTATTGAACTTGTAAAATATCTTATAATTtccataaatttttaataagttTCTTGATAGTTTATAACTTAACAAGagttttattaaataaacatttaattGAAGTGTTTATCCAAACGCATCTAAGTCACTGGCACACAATATTCGTTgagaaaatcaaatttattccCTTATTAATTAGTACTCTGAAGTCTGAACTGCTAAAACATAGGGTTGCTTTCTCAGTTAATTGTGCTTTTTAATTAATCCATATTAAGAGGCAATTCCTTCTGTTTTCATTGTTGCTTCTACAAGGGAATCTTGAAGGGCAGCGAAAAAGTAGCTGCGATGCACAACAAAAGTTCAACACAAAAGCACAATCCTTGATGAAGGGTGACTTCAGACCTCAATATCCTGTATGCGCATCATTTCTAACTGAAAAGATTTCGTTTCTTCTCAAAAAAAAGATAATTCTTCTGGTTAGCTtcatacagaaaaataaaataaaaatcccaACGGAATCGGAAAGcttttaataaaaatctatATCCTACTTGTAAACCAATTATTTTTAACAAGGTGCTGAATTTTAACTCTTTAAGTAGCATCTTAGACAAAAGTCCAATTCCTCATCAACAATACACTGATTAGCATAATATGAAGGCTTTCGGGAGATTTAATGCTCTGAATCTTGACAAAAAATTTGAACATATAAGGAAAAGTACATTGAGCGGGGCAAATCCTCTCTGCACCATATAAATTCCAACCTCCACTCTATCTGTCATTGAAATGATGAAGATGTTCCTGTgaaacaacaaaaataactttaaatgaaAGGTGGGtggataaaaaaatacatttttggatttgtatttttgaaacatatttttgaatttcgAAAATTCTTTTTCAGAATTTTCAACTTTtgtgttttggatttttttttttcataatgtatttttttatttcggattttctttttcagaacaagattttaaattttgaattatattttttgaattccAGGTTTTCAAATCCATAATAAAGAGTAATTTCGAAAATTCTGAAAGATGATAGATAAAAgttgaaattgatatggtgcaaaAAGAACTTGCCCCAGAGTGGAGAGTGTGAGGACACGACCCTACAACATAGGCAGACCCAATAGACAGAAGGAGTAGTCTCATTGGATGAAAGATATAgggtatttatattttttgaaatactCAAATTATCATTGACAATTTTTTGGTGGTTCTGAAATAGGGGGTGTTTCGTAAGCAAAATATGTTTTTGGAGGAAATCCAAAAGACAACAAAAAAagattcaaaaaaatattttctaggacACATTTTTTGACTTCCAAAATGGTAAATCcgaaattcataaaatatgttTTGGAAAGGGTATTCCAAAATGGTTATGAACAGCCTTTTCGGGAATAAACTATGGACTACACTTTTCAGAATAATATGCATGGACTCCCCTATTTCATTTTGGATTTGTCATTTTCACAAATATTACGGATTACCCATTctgtaaacaaaaaaaaaataattaacctTACCTTTCTTCTTCGACGAACAACGCTTTCAAAACCAACCACTAACTAACGCAATTCTGTCAGAAATCACACATGTCTGTCTATGTCCATTGAGAGCGCACTAGAATCACCAAAAATCGCCCAGAATAATCATTGTCACTTACTATAAACAAGGACAACAAAAATGGTAGAGAAGAAGGAAATGTCGTGCTTGGGTTTTTAAAACCTCTCAGGATTAATTTTCTCAATTCATATTTCTGATGGGGTGCTGGAAgcaaaatgtaggggtgcaagAAAAAACACTCAAGATTGTATAATGTAACACAGGTTTATTTTTGGTAGTAAAGGGGTTTTCGTTTAGACCCAAAACTATGTAATCCCAAAAATATCACCTATTTACCCTAGTTTAATATTCGTGTTCCCTTTACATAAGTTAATTCTTAGTAGAATTGTAGCGGAAACCTAGCATTGGTGCTTTCATTGCTTACTTCATGCCTCCCAAACCCCAACCCAAAAACCTGGAAGACATTCTTCAAGCTATCCAAGACCGCCTCGCGACCATCCAAACCCAAATGGAGGCCAATGAGACTCGCCATACCAATATTGAGCACAAAATGAGTTCCTCCAATCCTTTCTTAGCTCGTTAATGGACCAAGTTTCCTTTAGTCCCCTTCTTGTTTCCTCACCATTTATCTCTACacaagagcaaaccaccactcAACCACCCCCACTACCCACTAACAGACCCCTAAATAGTAACTCGCATTGTTTGAAGGACTAGAACCACTTGACTGATTATTTCAAGTAGaacaatattttgatttttaccAAATCTCTCATGAGCATATCATATGAACGAAGATGTTCTTAGCTGGTTCAGATGGATGCACCACAACCACCTCATTACAGGCTGACCCTCTTTTACCCGTGTCTTAGAACTTTGTTTTGGCCCATCTTCATAAACCAACCACCAAGTAGAACTCTTCAAACTTTAGCAATACACTACCGTCACATATTATCATGCTAGAATTGAAAATCTATGCAACTGTGTTCGCGATTTATCCCTCATAGACCATCCTCAATTGCTTTATATCAGGTCTTAACCCTCAGATTCGTAGATAACTCATCATACTTAACCCATATTTTATTTCTCAAGTTATATGGCTCACTATGCTCATAGAAGACAAAATTTGTGACTCTAAAGCCAAAAACCCTTGCCCCCTCCTACATCCCACCACATTTAACCACACTACCACCAATAATCCACGTCCTCACCTCACTCCTACACCAACCTCTACTCTTCCCATTAAACTCCTTAACTTCTACTCTTCCTCAACATTTTTACTACTTCTAGAGGACACAAAGACCCCTTTTGAGCTTAACAATGACCCCAATTACCTTACCCAAACTGAAGATGTTATCCATTTCCACCTATCACCACACGCCTTTACAAGAAACTTTTAACCACACACTTAGAAATTCACAGGTGTCATCCACAACTTACCAGTCTTTATCCTTATTGATTCAAAAAGGTCTCACAACATATTCCAACCCCAAATTGCAACCACCTAAATCTACCCCTTCAACCAATCCCATCTTTCACAGTAACAATTGGCAATGATGTTTTCATCACTTGCCAAAGAATCTATCCTTCATTGGATATATCCCTtcaaacctttttttttcaccATTCCATTCTACCTTCTACCTATCGAAGGAGCAGGCATGGTTCTAGGTATTGAATGGTTGCGAACACTGGGTCCTATTCAAGCATATTTTTCCATTTCAAGTATCGCCTTCACTCACCTTAACAAACAAATCACCCTCAAATCCACAACCACACCTACACCTACACCGACACAAGTTATTTATCATCAAC encodes the following:
- the LOC137828365 gene encoding uncharacterized protein, with the translated sequence MGAMMSRFWFMLFPAKEYKIVVVGLDNAGKTTTLYKLHLGEVVTTNPTVGSNVEELVYKNIRFEVWDLGGQERLRTSWATYYRGTHAVIAVIDSSDRARISVMKDELFRLLGHEDLQHSVVLVFANKQDIKDAMTPAEITDALSLHSIKDHDWHIQACCALTGDGLYDGLGWIAQRVTGKAPT